In a genomic window of Occallatibacter riparius:
- a CDS encoding DUF1109 domain-containing protein, giving the protein MNDRELDRLLHDAKVPEGPGAETLSRIAHSVAGSMRPVRPLPPMWLLAARLVFVYAVVAVAAAASLGFPGVRHMDTAARAGVFSVLAILVLVAAPELVRTIIPGARRRFSSGTLLGIAAVAIAAVLFLFFRDFHTTHFWRAGIVCLALGTGTGIFAALLARVALRRGFATDARTTGLVSGTLAGLAGVTMLELHCPNFQTAHLLVWHVGVLLLSSGLGAMIGWRSQSDATQ; this is encoded by the coding sequence TTGAACGACCGCGAACTCGATCGATTACTGCACGACGCCAAGGTCCCGGAAGGTCCGGGAGCGGAGACACTCTCGCGGATTGCCCACTCGGTGGCTGGATCGATGCGGCCGGTGCGCCCGCTGCCTCCTATGTGGCTACTCGCTGCGCGACTGGTTTTTGTCTACGCGGTAGTGGCGGTGGCAGCAGCGGCTTCGCTGGGCTTCCCTGGTGTGAGGCACATGGATACTGCGGCGCGCGCAGGAGTGTTCTCCGTGCTGGCGATCCTCGTGCTGGTTGCGGCTCCGGAACTGGTGCGCACGATCATCCCGGGGGCCCGGCGGCGTTTCTCGTCCGGCACGCTGCTGGGAATAGCGGCGGTCGCAATTGCGGCGGTGCTGTTTCTGTTTTTCCGCGACTTTCATACGACCCATTTCTGGCGTGCGGGTATAGTGTGCCTCGCACTTGGAACCGGCACTGGAATTTTCGCCGCGTTACTGGCCCGGGTTGCACTCCGGCGTGGTTTTGCAACGGACGCGCGCACTACGGGCCTGGTCAGCGGCACGCTAGCAGGGCTCGCTGGCGTGACCATGCTGGAATTGCATTGCCCGAACTTTCAAACTGCGCATCTGCTGGTGTGGCATGTCGGAGTGCTGCTGCTGAGTTCTGGCCTGGGAGCCATGATTGGGTGGCGTTCTCAGAGCGATGCAACACAATGA
- a CDS encoding DUF1624 domain-containing protein, translating into MESIASKKTQNVRLTSIDMLRGLVMVVMALDHTRDFFHREAALFSPTDLTRTSPGLFLTRWVTHFCLPVFMFCAGIGVFLWKQRGHTSGELSRYLCTRGVWFVLLELTVMQFAYDFNFSIPPLILLLILWIFGICMLAMAALVHLPLRPLLILSLAIICLHNLLDSVNPSRFASAVWIWNLLHRPGVIPFAGHQALITYTVLPWIGVMAAGFCFGQLYTLEPAMRQKIMTRIGLGASVAFLVLRMFNHYGDPAPWSAQKTIGLTILSFLNCTKYPASLDFVLMTLGPAIMLLACLERFTPSAVSPLVIFGRVPLFYFVLHFYLIHGLLALMSFVRYGSAASRFVFNRPPSMGGPAVFPTGFGYSLLVVYSVWLGLLLVLYPLCRWFAGVRSRRQVWWMSYL; encoded by the coding sequence ATGGAATCGATCGCTTCGAAAAAGACGCAGAATGTCCGTCTGACTAGCATCGATATGCTGCGGGGTCTGGTTATGGTGGTCATGGCCCTGGACCACACACGAGACTTCTTTCACCGTGAAGCCGCGCTGTTCTCGCCCACAGACCTCACCAGAACCTCGCCCGGACTGTTCCTCACCCGGTGGGTAACACACTTCTGCCTGCCGGTTTTCATGTTCTGTGCCGGAATAGGAGTGTTCTTATGGAAGCAGCGTGGACATACCAGCGGTGAGCTCTCCCGATACCTTTGTACCCGTGGCGTCTGGTTCGTGCTGCTTGAGCTCACCGTCATGCAGTTCGCCTACGACTTCAACTTCTCGATTCCGCCTCTGATCCTCTTGCTGATTTTGTGGATTTTTGGCATTTGCATGCTCGCCATGGCCGCGCTGGTTCATCTCCCGCTTCGACCGCTGCTCATCTTGAGTCTTGCCATCATCTGCCTGCACAATCTGCTCGACTCGGTTAACCCTTCGAGATTCGCCTCCGCCGTCTGGATCTGGAATCTTCTCCACAGGCCGGGCGTGATCCCCTTCGCAGGGCATCAGGCACTAATCACATACACGGTTTTGCCATGGATCGGCGTCATGGCAGCAGGGTTCTGCTTCGGCCAGCTCTACACGCTTGAACCAGCAATGAGGCAGAAGATCATGACGAGGATCGGTCTTGGAGCCTCGGTTGCATTCTTGGTGCTCCGGATGTTCAATCACTACGGTGATCCAGCGCCGTGGTCGGCCCAAAAGACGATCGGGCTGACGATTCTCTCTTTCCTGAATTGCACAAAGTACCCAGCCTCACTCGATTTCGTGCTGATGACCCTGGGCCCTGCCATCATGCTCCTCGCGTGTCTTGAACGATTCACCCCATCCGCTGTGAGCCCACTCGTCATTTTCGGGCGCGTTCCCCTTTTCTACTTCGTTTTGCATTTCTACCTGATTCATGGTTTGCTGGCTCTGATGTCGTTTGTTCGTTATGGTTCGGCGGCATCCCGATTTGTATTCAATCGACCGCCGTCGATGGGTGGCCCGGCGGTGTTCCCCACCGGCTTCGGTTACAGCCTGTTGGTTGTCTATTCCGTCTGGCTGGGCTTGTTGCTCGTGCTGTATCCGCTGTGCCGATGGTTTGCAGGAGTACGGTCGCGACGGCAAGTGTGGTGGATGAGTTACCTCTAG
- a CDS encoding class I SAM-dependent methyltransferase: MEEGLKQRQFGRQAFGLDPAGYDTARPAYPAWVFDFLCEHCGLAPQTATFEIGAGTGTATRQLLKLGASPLIAIEPDIRLATFLRRTNPDAGLSIVNMPFEDAPLPECSFDLGLSATAFHWLDEDLSLAKVARLLRPTAWWAMLWNVFGDHDYPDPFHEATKSLLGPPLGPSGGTNGMPFALDVEARLTAMKRIDAFDSIEHRTSKWTLDLDTEQTLELYATYSNINIRPDRNEVLDHLRRIVVDEFQGRVTRHMITSLYVARRSR; encoded by the coding sequence ATGGAAGAAGGGCTCAAGCAACGTCAGTTCGGGCGGCAGGCCTTCGGCCTCGATCCCGCTGGCTACGATACAGCGCGGCCTGCATATCCGGCTTGGGTATTCGATTTCCTGTGCGAGCATTGTGGCCTTGCGCCGCAGACGGCAACATTCGAAATCGGCGCGGGCACAGGGACGGCAACCCGCCAATTGTTGAAATTGGGCGCAAGCCCTCTAATCGCAATTGAGCCAGACATTCGTCTGGCGACTTTCCTGCGGCGCACAAATCCGGACGCAGGGCTGAGTATCGTCAACATGCCGTTTGAAGATGCGCCGCTGCCGGAGTGCAGCTTCGATCTCGGGCTGAGTGCCACGGCCTTCCATTGGCTCGACGAAGATCTCTCCCTTGCAAAGGTCGCAAGGCTGCTCCGTCCGACCGCCTGGTGGGCGATGCTTTGGAATGTATTTGGCGATCACGATTATCCCGATCCCTTTCACGAAGCAACGAAATCACTTCTGGGGCCGCCATTGGGCCCCTCCGGCGGCACAAACGGAATGCCATTCGCACTCGATGTTGAAGCGAGGCTGACCGCCATGAAGCGAATTGACGCGTTTGACAGTATCGAACATCGGACGAGCAAATGGACCCTTGATCTTGATACCGAGCAGACATTAGAGCTCTACGCCACATACTCCAACATCAATATCCGCCCTGACCGGAACGAAGTACTCGATCATTTGCGTCGTATTGTGGTCGACGAATTCCAGGGCCGCGTCACCAGACATATGATCACCAGTTTGTACGTCGCTCGGCGAAGCAGATAG
- a CDS encoding RNA polymerase sigma factor, whose translation MDAQENIETLMALYQQGDTSAATTLIHAVSPRLHRFFAVQEVSRAEADDLLQETWLRIHRVRHTYRQGEPALAWFYAIARHVRVDHYRKAIRTTAKEDVLEESVEMTNTSGGRVEEFGLEALLAPLSTGEREVVQMLKVEGLSLEEVARATSATVGSVKQKAHRAYKKLRQAFGFSGNKTEASR comes from the coding sequence ATGGACGCGCAAGAGAACATCGAAACGCTTATGGCCCTTTATCAGCAGGGCGACACGAGTGCGGCAACGACGCTGATTCATGCAGTCAGCCCGAGGCTTCACCGGTTCTTTGCTGTGCAGGAGGTCAGTCGCGCTGAGGCCGATGATCTTTTGCAGGAGACATGGCTGCGCATTCATCGGGTGAGGCACACGTATCGGCAGGGTGAGCCCGCGCTCGCGTGGTTCTATGCGATTGCACGCCACGTGCGGGTAGATCATTACAGGAAGGCGATACGGACAACGGCCAAAGAGGATGTGTTGGAAGAGAGCGTAGAAATGACGAACACCTCAGGGGGACGGGTGGAGGAGTTCGGGCTTGAGGCGCTTCTTGCGCCGCTCTCCACGGGTGAACGCGAAGTTGTGCAGATGTTAAAGGTGGAAGGCCTCTCGCTGGAAGAAGTGGCCAGAGCGACATCCGCGACGGTCGGGTCGGTGAAACAGAAGGCGCATCGGGCTTACAAGAAGCTGAGGCAGGCATTCGGCTTCAGTGGGAATAAAACGGAGGCGTCACGTTGA
- a CDS encoding TetR/AcrR family transcriptional regulator: MKANRPGLGRNGRNADRRVARTRELLEQALLSLIKEKPFESISVQDIIQRANVGRATFYLHYDNKEDLLGSGFSGLQAELRERQKALRERGGEFDERLFAFSYHLLEHAHKHREVIPAMVGKRGGAAIQHVLRKLLADLMREEVKAMIHEKGPGSVPAEATVEFLSSGLFGLLVWWLNGRMRLSVEEMNEAFRKLAIPALKASADRRSRIDRQGNARP; the protein is encoded by the coding sequence ATGAAGGCAAATCGTCCAGGACTCGGTCGCAATGGCAGAAACGCGGATCGGCGCGTCGCGCGAACCCGCGAGCTTCTGGAACAAGCTCTTCTTTCCCTGATCAAAGAAAAGCCTTTCGAATCCATCTCGGTGCAGGACATCATCCAACGCGCAAATGTCGGCCGAGCTACGTTTTACCTTCATTACGACAATAAGGAAGACCTGTTGGGCAGCGGCTTTTCTGGCCTGCAGGCGGAGCTACGGGAACGCCAGAAAGCACTAAGAGAGCGCGGGGGCGAATTCGACGAAAGACTCTTCGCATTCAGCTACCATCTTCTCGAACACGCTCACAAGCATCGCGAAGTGATCCCCGCAATGGTCGGTAAGCGAGGAGGTGCGGCAATTCAGCACGTCCTGCGGAAACTCCTCGCCGACTTGATGCGCGAAGAAGTAAAGGCAATGATCCACGAAAAGGGACCCGGATCCGTACCTGCGGAAGCAACTGTTGAGTTTCTATCGAGCGGCCTGTTTGGACTTCTCGTCTGGTGGCTGAACGGCAGAATGCGTCTTTCTGTGGAGGAGATGAACGAGGCTTTTCGAAAACTCGCCATTCCCGCGTTGAAGGCGTCTGCCGATCGACGCAGCAGAATTGACCGGCAAGGAAATGCACGGCCATAA
- a CDS encoding peroxiredoxin-like family protein — protein sequence MTRLEAGSVVKERRLNSIRSAEVAIPDSEALVHLQFRRFAGCPICDLHLHSFAARHRELAAASVREVIVFHSSKDELLKFCAGLPFEVIADPEKRLYAQFDVQSELRALFHPGVWVRILQGVIRSFGQVLRKQMPMPSLNPGGGRFGLPADFLIAPSGMILACKYGSHAYDQWSLDEVLDLARLARSETARSALV from the coding sequence ATGACTCGGTTAGAAGCGGGTTCCGTCGTCAAGGAGCGGCGATTGAATTCCATCCGTTCCGCGGAAGTCGCGATCCCGGATTCGGAAGCACTCGTCCATCTCCAGTTCAGAAGATTTGCAGGTTGCCCAATCTGCGACCTGCACTTGCATTCCTTTGCCGCGAGGCACCGCGAACTCGCAGCAGCCTCTGTTCGGGAAGTAATTGTGTTTCACTCCTCCAAAGACGAACTTCTCAAGTTTTGTGCAGGGTTGCCATTCGAGGTAATCGCGGACCCCGAGAAGCGGCTGTACGCTCAATTTGATGTGCAATCAGAATTGCGCGCACTGTTCCATCCTGGTGTCTGGGTTCGAATCCTTCAAGGAGTGATCCGCAGCTTTGGTCAAGTCCTGCGCAAGCAAATGCCTATGCCAAGTCTCAATCCAGGCGGAGGGCGCTTCGGATTACCCGCTGATTTTCTGATTGCACCGAGCGGCATGATCCTCGCATGCAAGTATGGCTCACACGCCTACGACCAATGGTCGCTGGACGAGGTTCTCGATCTCGCTCGTTTGGCTCGGAGTGAGACGGCTCGTTCTGCTCTGGTGTGA
- a CDS encoding nuclear transport factor 2 family protein has translation MKLNHQQAEDAIAQLRAAYAAFNRGDIDSAVRFLDPRIEWIEPAEFPGGGTYLGLEGAKQYLTQSRAGAAQVISEPEQFITSKDRIVVFVHARVLPKGSSTWSEARLADVYTFRDGRATNMRAFAKREDALRWAGVTASSKP, from the coding sequence GTGAAGCTCAATCATCAGCAGGCTGAGGATGCGATTGCACAACTGCGGGCAGCCTATGCAGCGTTCAACAGAGGTGATATCGATTCGGCGGTGCGGTTCCTTGACCCCCGTATTGAATGGATAGAACCGGCCGAATTTCCAGGCGGCGGAACCTATCTCGGTTTGGAGGGCGCCAAGCAATATCTCACGCAATCAAGAGCAGGCGCCGCGCAAGTGATCAGCGAGCCAGAACAGTTCATCACCTCGAAAGATCGCATCGTTGTCTTTGTGCATGCCAGAGTGTTGCCGAAAGGGAGCTCTACCTGGAGCGAGGCACGGCTTGCCGATGTCTACACATTTCGCGACGGACGCGCAACAAATATGCGCGCGTTCGCAAAAAGAGAGGATGCCCTCCGCTGGGCCGGCGTGACAGCATCGTCGAAACCGTAG
- a CDS encoding dihydrofolate reductase family protein has product MSKVRVAGFGVTLDGFSAGVDQSLEDPLGKRGPEIFQWFFHTNTFRSMHGGDGGSVGDIDDQFAHAAMDNFGAFILGRNMFGPVRGQWPDESWRGWWGDNPPYHAPTFVLTHHERAPLVMEGGTTFYFVTGGIEEALQRAKEAAGSKDVKIGGGVSTVRQYLKAGLIDSLHLASVPVLLGQGEALFQGLDLCALGFRVTASKASEYATHLTLEKV; this is encoded by the coding sequence ATGTCGAAGGTTCGTGTCGCAGGGTTTGGCGTTACTTTGGATGGCTTCAGTGCGGGAGTTGACCAGAGCTTGGAGGATCCGTTGGGCAAGCGCGGACCCGAGATTTTCCAATGGTTCTTCCATACGAATACCTTCCGTTCTATGCATGGCGGAGATGGTGGATCAGTTGGCGACATCGATGATCAATTTGCCCATGCGGCGATGGACAATTTCGGAGCGTTCATCCTCGGCCGGAACATGTTTGGTCCGGTACGTGGTCAATGGCCCGACGAATCCTGGAGAGGATGGTGGGGTGATAATCCGCCATACCACGCACCAACTTTCGTTCTCACTCATCACGAGCGAGCCCCGTTGGTAATGGAGGGCGGAACGACATTCTATTTTGTGACTGGAGGAATCGAAGAAGCATTGCAGCGCGCGAAGGAAGCCGCAGGCAGCAAAGACGTGAAGATCGGTGGTGGCGTTTCTACCGTGCGTCAGTATCTTAAGGCTGGTTTGATCGATTCCCTGCACCTTGCGTCAGTTCCGGTTCTACTCGGCCAGGGCGAAGCCTTGTTCCAGGGCTTGGATCTGTGTGCGCTCGGATTCCGGGTTACCGCCTCCAAGGCTTCGGAGTACGCGACTCACCTCACGCTCGAGAAGGTTTGA